In Pseudomonas fluorescens, one genomic interval encodes:
- the pth gene encoding aminoacyl-tRNA hydrolase, translated as MTAIKLIVGLGNPGAEYEQTRHNAGALFVERIAAAQGVNLVADRKYFGLTGRYSHQGQDVRLLIPTTYMNRSGQAVAALAGFFRIKPEEILVAHDELDLPPGVAKLKQGGGHGGHNGLRDIIAQLGNQNTFYRLRLGIGHPGVASMVSNFVLGRAPRAEQEKLDASIDFALGVLPDILAGEWNRAMKNLHSQKA; from the coding sequence GTGACTGCCATCAAACTGATCGTTGGCCTGGGAAATCCAGGCGCTGAATACGAACAGACCCGGCATAACGCAGGGGCCCTTTTTGTTGAGCGCATCGCTGCCGCGCAAGGTGTGAACCTTGTGGCCGATCGCAAATATTTCGGCCTGACCGGGCGCTACTCGCATCAGGGTCAGGATGTTCGTCTGCTGATTCCCACCACCTACATGAACCGCAGCGGCCAGGCCGTGGCGGCACTCGCCGGTTTCTTCCGCATCAAGCCTGAAGAAATCCTGGTGGCGCACGACGAACTCGACCTGCCTCCGGGCGTCGCCAAGCTCAAACAGGGCGGCGGCCATGGCGGTCACAACGGGTTGCGCGACATCATTGCGCAACTGGGCAATCAGAATACTTTCTACCGCCTGCGGCTTGGCATCGGCCACCCGGGCGTCGCCAGTATGGTTTCAAATTTCGTCCTGGGTCGTGCGCCACGCGCCGAACAGGAAAAACTCGATGCCAGCATCGACTTTGCCCTCGGCGTGCTGCCGGATATCCTCGCCGGTGAATGGAACCGCGCGATGAAAAACCTGCACAGCCAGAAGGCCTGA
- the ychF gene encoding redox-regulated ATPase YchF, with the protein MGFNCGIVGLPNVGKSTLFNALTKSGIAAENFPFCTIEPNSGIVPMPDPRLEALAAIVNPKRILPTTMEFVDIAGLVAGASKGEGLGNKFLANIRETDAIAHVVRCFEDDNVIHVSNSVDPKRDIEIIDLELIFADLDSCEKQLQKVARNAKGGDKDAVVQKALLEQLIAHFTEAKPARSLMKNMSADEKSVIKGFHLLTTKPVMYIANVAEDGFENNPHLDVVKAIAEEEGAMVVPVCNKIEAEIAELDDGEEKDMFLEALGLEEPGLNRVIRAGYEMLHLQTYFTAGVEEVRAWTVRVGATAPQAAGVIHTDFEKGFIRAEVIAYNDFIQYKGEAGTKEAGKWRLEGKDYIVKDGDVMHFRFNV; encoded by the coding sequence ATGGGATTCAATTGCGGCATCGTCGGCCTGCCTAACGTCGGCAAGTCCACCCTGTTCAACGCCCTGACCAAATCCGGTATCGCGGCCGAGAACTTCCCCTTCTGCACCATCGAGCCGAACAGCGGCATCGTGCCGATGCCGGATCCACGTCTGGAAGCCCTGGCGGCCATTGTCAATCCGAAGCGCATCCTGCCGACCACCATGGAATTCGTCGACATCGCAGGCCTGGTGGCCGGTGCCTCGAAAGGTGAAGGTCTGGGCAACAAGTTCCTGGCCAACATCCGCGAAACCGACGCCATCGCTCACGTGGTGCGCTGCTTCGAAGACGACAACGTGATCCACGTTTCCAACAGCGTCGACCCGAAGCGCGACATCGAAATCATCGACCTGGAACTGATCTTCGCCGACCTCGACAGCTGCGAGAAGCAACTGCAGAAAGTCGCGCGCAACGCCAAGGGCGGTGACAAGGACGCAGTCGTTCAGAAAGCTCTGCTTGAGCAACTGATCGCGCACTTCACCGAGGCCAAGCCTGCGCGCAGCCTGATGAAGAACATGAGCGCTGACGAAAAGTCGGTGATCAAGGGCTTCCACCTGCTGACCACCAAACCGGTCATGTACATCGCCAACGTCGCTGAAGACGGTTTCGAGAACAACCCGCACCTGGACGTGGTCAAGGCCATCGCCGAAGAAGAAGGCGCCATGGTCGTTCCGGTGTGCAACAAGATCGAAGCGGAAATCGCCGAGCTCGATGACGGCGAAGAGAAAGACATGTTCCTCGAGGCCCTGGGCCTGGAAGAGCCTGGCCTGAACCGCGTGATCCGCGCCGGCTACGAAATGCTGCACCTGCAGACCTACTTCACCGCCGGTGTCGAAGAAGTCCGCGCCTGGACCGTCCGCGTCGGTGCCACTGCACCACAAGCTGCTGGCGTGATCCACACCGACTTCGAGAAAGGCTTCATCCGCGCCGAAGTGATCGCCTACAACGACTTCATCCAGTACAAGGGCGAAGCCGGTACCAAGGAAGCCGGTAAATGGCGCCTGGAAGGCAAGGACTACATCGTCAAAGACGGCGACGTAATGCACTTCCGTTTCAACGTGTAA
- a CDS encoding MFS transporter: MAISNVQTAAASASAPPQSSPLVMRIIGAVALAHLINDLIQSVLPSIYPMLKANYGLSFTQVGLITLTFQLTASLLQPWVGYHTDRHPKPWLLPAGSICTLIGIVMMSVVGSFPLILLAAALIGIGSSTFHPEASRIARLASGGRFGLAQSTFQVGGNAGSAFGPLLAAAIIIPFGQGNVAWFGLFAVFALFVLYRISRWYAHHLNLFKLKAGQAVTHGLSKGRVISALVVLGLLVFSKYFYMASLTSYFTFYLIEKFDLSVASSQLHLFLFLGAVAAGTFFGGPIGDKIGRKAVIWFSILGVAPFTLLMPHVDLFWTTVLSVVIGFILASAFSAIVVYAQELVPGNVGMIAGVFFGLMFGFGGIGAALLGHLADVHGIEYVYFLCSFLPLFGVLAIFLPRTKKT; encoded by the coding sequence ATGGCTATCAGCAACGTTCAGACCGCCGCTGCCTCGGCGTCCGCTCCTCCGCAAAGCAGCCCGTTGGTGATGCGTATCATCGGCGCGGTGGCGCTAGCGCATTTGATCAACGACCTGATTCAGTCGGTGCTGCCGTCGATTTATCCGATGCTCAAAGCCAACTATGGCTTGAGCTTCACCCAGGTCGGCCTGATCACGCTGACCTTCCAGTTGACCGCGTCGCTGTTGCAGCCGTGGGTCGGTTATCACACTGATCGCCATCCGAAACCGTGGCTGTTGCCGGCGGGTTCGATTTGCACGCTGATTGGCATCGTGATGATGTCGGTGGTCGGCAGTTTTCCATTGATTCTGCTGGCAGCGGCGCTGATCGGTATCGGTTCCTCGACCTTTCACCCCGAGGCGTCACGGATTGCCCGGCTGGCCTCGGGCGGACGCTTTGGTCTGGCGCAATCGACCTTTCAGGTCGGCGGTAACGCCGGTTCCGCGTTCGGCCCATTACTGGCAGCGGCGATCATTATTCCGTTCGGTCAGGGCAACGTGGCGTGGTTCGGTCTGTTCGCGGTGTTTGCGCTGTTCGTGCTGTATCGCATCAGCCGCTGGTACGCCCATCACCTGAACCTGTTCAAGCTCAAGGCCGGGCAGGCGGTGACTCACGGGTTGTCGAAGGGCAGGGTGATCAGTGCGCTGGTGGTGTTGGGGCTGTTGGTGTTTTCCAAGTATTTCTACATGGCCAGCCTCACCAGCTATTTCACCTTTTACCTGATCGAGAAGTTCGACCTGTCGGTGGCCAGTTCACAGCTGCACCTGTTCCTGTTTCTCGGCGCGGTGGCGGCGGGGACGTTCTTTGGCGGGCCGATCGGCGACAAGATCGGGCGTAAGGCGGTGATCTGGTTTTCGATTCTCGGCGTGGCGCCGTTCACCTTGCTGATGCCGCACGTCGATCTGTTCTGGACCACTGTCCTCAGCGTGGTGATCGGCTTCATTCTCGCCTCGGCGTTCTCGGCGATTGTGGTTTACGCGCAGGAACTGGTGCCGGGCAATGTCGGGATGATCGCCGGGGTGTTCTTCGGCTTGATGTTTGGTTTCGGCGGGATTGGTGCGGCGCTGCTGGGGCATCTGGCGGATGTGCACGGGATCGAGTACGTGTATTTCCTGTGCTCTTTTTTGCCGTTGTTTGGCGTGCTGGCGATCTTCCTGCCGCGCACCAAAAAAACCTGA
- a CDS encoding methyl-accepting chemotaxis protein produces the protein MQAFLSPGIKLLGRFGFARKFQLLFLLFILPLAGSLLMIGQDYRDKLNLISGERAGVRQLLSLDALDNLLAAQRDRAARWRATETNRQPTPATLAAMAAFDAVQPAVQQATSDLGNALKNEGAEGETLARYQALQTALGGLDSKSLSSVGWWPDGYDRFTNALSALQALREQIVMDNRLTLAPWLETYLLTQISTQHAPDLIERVGRLAAVGQASVVSGQFTLQSRLQLRDLRGRIGDAREQLVKTAGLLEARLPSDLQTWAGQYHDSLKRLDAGLKVLDDGVFGGSITLKPEDFERSLDALLGDLASLRQQSLLSLDQRLDAYHASAIRQFIVVAAVFGCLLLAALYLFVCLQASIRRSASGITLLAEALRDGNLSLQVPVVGRDELAAISTALNVAVVQLRASMLGVDHETSQLSHAVRSLNDHSSGALSEVEAQQLQISQIAAAATQLAATSQGVAQSCEQASGSAQHTRRIAADSSRDSQRTTASIQQLNQRLNETAAALGRVSEQGQQIQLVVDTIRGVAEQTNLLALNAAIEAARAGEQGRGFAVVADEVRSLSQRTQSSTAQIAGTVDSLRATVNEAVSLMEAACGQAQSDAAAVTGLGERLGEIASAVQSVTDTLAQIATAVEEQASTADEVSGNIQQVDQAAMRLLEGARAVNLAADTLSQGSHALSANTARFQLR, from the coding sequence ATGCAGGCTTTCTTGTCACCGGGGATCAAATTGCTGGGGCGGTTTGGATTCGCGCGTAAATTCCAGCTGTTGTTTCTGCTGTTCATTCTGCCGTTGGCCGGCAGCCTGTTGATGATCGGCCAGGACTATCGCGACAAGCTCAATCTGATTTCCGGCGAACGCGCCGGCGTACGCCAGTTGCTCAGCCTTGATGCGCTGGACAACCTGCTCGCCGCCCAGCGTGACCGCGCCGCCCGTTGGCGCGCCACCGAAACCAATCGCCAGCCAACCCCGGCCACCCTCGCTGCCATGGCAGCGTTTGACGCGGTGCAACCAGCCGTCCAGCAAGCCACCAGCGATTTGGGCAACGCGCTGAAAAATGAAGGTGCCGAAGGCGAAACCCTCGCCCGCTATCAAGCCCTGCAAACCGCGCTCGGTGGTCTGGATTCGAAAAGCCTGAGCAGCGTCGGTTGGTGGCCGGACGGTTACGATCGTTTCACCAACGCCCTCAGCGCCCTGCAAGCCTTGCGCGAGCAGATCGTCATGGACAACCGCCTGACGTTGGCGCCATGGCTGGAAACCTATCTGCTGACGCAGATCTCCACGCAACACGCACCGGATCTGATCGAGCGTGTGGGTCGCCTCGCCGCCGTCGGCCAGGCTTCGGTGGTCTCAGGACAATTCACCCTTCAAAGTCGCTTGCAGCTACGCGACCTGCGCGGCCGCATCGGCGACGCCCGCGAGCAGCTTGTCAAAACGGCAGGCCTGCTCGAAGCGCGCCTGCCGAGCGATCTGCAAACCTGGGCCGGTCAATACCACGACAGCCTCAAGCGTCTGGACGCTGGGCTGAAGGTGCTGGATGACGGCGTGTTCGGCGGCAGCATTACCCTCAAGCCTGAAGACTTCGAACGCAGCCTCGATGCTCTGCTGGGTGATCTCGCGTCGTTGCGCCAGCAATCACTGCTGTCACTGGATCAGCGCCTGGACGCTTACCACGCCTCGGCGATTCGCCAGTTCATCGTGGTCGCCGCCGTGTTCGGTTGCCTGTTGCTGGCGGCGCTGTACCTGTTCGTCTGCCTGCAGGCTTCGATACGCCGCAGCGCCAGCGGCATTACCCTGCTGGCCGAGGCCCTGCGTGACGGCAATCTCAGCCTGCAAGTGCCGGTGGTGGGCCGCGATGAGCTGGCGGCGATCAGCACCGCGCTCAACGTCGCGGTGGTGCAACTGCGCGCCAGCATGCTCGGGGTCGATCACGAAACCTCACAACTGAGCCACGCGGTGCGCAGCCTCAACGATCATTCCAGCGGCGCGCTGAGCGAAGTCGAAGCACAACAGTTGCAGATCAGCCAGATCGCCGCCGCTGCCACGCAACTGGCCGCCACTTCGCAAGGTGTGGCGCAGAGTTGCGAACAGGCGTCCGGCAGCGCCCAGCACACCCGGCGCATCGCCGCCGACAGCAGCCGCGACAGCCAGCGCACCACGGCGAGCATTCAGCAGCTCAATCAACGCCTCAACGAAACCGCAGCGGCACTCGGTCGAGTCAGCGAACAGGGCCAGCAGATTCAACTGGTGGTCGACACCATTCGTGGCGTCGCCGAGCAGACCAATCTGTTGGCGCTCAATGCTGCGATCGAGGCGGCACGCGCCGGCGAACAAGGGCGCGGGTTTGCCGTGGTCGCCGATGAAGTGCGCAGCCTGTCGCAGCGCACGCAATCGTCGACCGCGCAGATCGCCGGCACCGTCGACAGCTTGCGCGCCACGGTCAACGAAGCGGTGAGTCTGATGGAAGCCGCATGCGGCCAGGCACAATCAGATGCCGCAGCCGTGACCGGCCTCGGTGAACGTCTTGGTGAAATCGCCAGCGCGGTGCAAAGTGTCACTGACACTTTGGCGCAGATCGCCACCGCCGTTGAGGAACAGGCGAGCACCGCCGATGAAGTCAGCGGCAATATCCAGCAGGTCGATCAGGCGGCGATGCGTTTGCTTGAAGGTGCGCGGGCGGTGAACCTCGCAGCGGACACGCTGAGCCAAGGCAGCCATGCGTTGAGCGCCAATACCGCGAGATTCCAGCTGCGTTGA
- a CDS encoding DUF2817 domain-containing protein, which yields MHSEFPTESSYRDQRERFLAAAQAAGATLTSYAHPRCGPFGEPLSTDVAVLGNPQAKRRLVALSGTHGVEGYYGSDCQIDWLKTFVPGSLPKDVAVVMIHLINPWGTAWRRRVNEDNIDLNRNHLDFTAPLPDNRAYAALHEIYACTDLHGPERKRTDALLEAQIAEHGWPAVMSIVEGGQHSHPDGLFYGGRAPSWSNRTLHQIIDAHLAGAQTVMCFDLHTGAGEYGHPMLLTITQAPYPALAQAQSIYGPWLYTLHTGAETLSETGVAATATGYTSQALLNALPGVQLMPFVIECGTYPGPEVHRYLRDDHWLHLHGDPLDATGRAIKLKLLEQFYPADPDWRAMVGLRTRQIWAKGLIALSAEQT from the coding sequence ATGCACAGCGAGTTCCCCACCGAATCCAGCTACCGCGATCAACGTGAACGGTTTCTTGCCGCCGCCCAAGCTGCCGGAGCCACGCTCACCTCCTATGCCCATCCGCGCTGTGGCCCTTTCGGCGAACCGCTGAGCACCGATGTCGCGGTGCTCGGTAATCCGCAGGCAAAGCGCCGGCTGGTGGCGCTCAGCGGCACTCACGGAGTTGAGGGCTATTACGGTTCGGATTGCCAGATCGACTGGCTGAAGACTTTCGTGCCGGGCTCGCTGCCCAAGGATGTCGCGGTAGTGATGATTCACCTGATCAACCCCTGGGGTACGGCGTGGCGGCGGCGGGTCAACGAAGACAATATCGACCTCAACCGCAATCACCTGGATTTCACCGCCCCGCTACCGGACAACCGCGCCTACGCCGCGCTGCACGAGATCTACGCCTGTACCGATTTGCACGGCCCCGAGCGTAAGCGCACCGATGCCTTGCTCGAAGCGCAGATTGCCGAACACGGCTGGCCGGCGGTGATGTCGATTGTCGAGGGCGGTCAGCATAGCCATCCCGATGGACTGTTCTATGGCGGCCGCGCGCCGAGCTGGTCGAATCGCACGTTGCATCAGATCATCGACGCGCATCTGGCAGGCGCGCAAACCGTGATGTGTTTCGACCTGCACACCGGCGCCGGCGAATACGGTCATCCGATGTTGCTGACCATCACCCAGGCGCCTTACCCGGCGTTGGCGCAAGCACAGTCGATCTACGGCCCATGGTTGTACACCTTGCACACCGGCGCCGAAACGTTGAGCGAAACCGGAGTCGCAGCGACGGCTACCGGCTACACCTCACAGGCATTGCTCAATGCGTTGCCGGGCGTGCAACTGATGCCGTTCGTGATCGAATGCGGAACGTATCCGGGGCCGGAGGTGCATCGTTATTTGCGCGATGATCACTGGTTGCATCTGCATGGCGATCCGCTGGATGCGACGGGGCGGGCGATCAAGTTGAAACTGCTGGAGCAGTTCTATCCGGCCGATCCGGATTGGCGGGCGATGGTCGGGTTGCGCACTCGGCAGATCTGGGCGAAGGGGCTGATAGCCTTGTCGGCAGAGCAGACCTGA
- the ggt gene encoding gamma-glutamyltransferase gives MFPALPLSRFRLPALTLIISALTLTACNAPPSSTLPLAPEAASGYRTDLQTRHASKHMAAAANPLAAEAGREMLRKGGSAIDAAIAMQAVLTLVEPQSSGIGGGAMIVLWDGKQVRTYDGRETAPAGATEKLFLQADGKPMPFPQAQIGGRSVGTPGVLRALEMAHKQHGRLPWATLFEPAIKLAEQGFAISPRLHSLLESDPVIRKSPDMAAYFLNRDGSVKAIGTRLQNPALAAVLKRIANEGPDALYKGPIAEEIVAKVQGHANPGSLSLNDLQRYQAKERAPLCTDYKRWQVCGMPPPSSGGIAVAQILGTLQALESRDPRLSLTPLKPLKTDKPAGIEPAPQAVHLIAEAERLAYADRAQYVADTDFVPVPIKGLVDPGYLASRASLIGERSMGSAQPGTPPGVQVAYAPDRSPLRISTSQVVAVDDLGGAVSMTTTIEAAFGSHLMVQGFLLNNQMTDFSFIPEEHGQKVANRVEPGKRPRSSMAPTLIFDRNSGEFLASVGSPGGSQIIEYVAKTTLGLLDWNLDPQSAISLPNFGSRNGPTELEQGQFSPALIQALKDKGHVVNEIDMTSGTQAIVRVKDAQGKASLEGGADPRREGEALGD, from the coding sequence GTGTTTCCAGCCCTGCCCCTGAGCCGCTTTCGCCTGCCTGCCCTGACGCTGATCATCAGCGCCCTGACCCTCACCGCGTGCAACGCCCCGCCCTCCTCGACCTTGCCGCTGGCGCCGGAAGCCGCTTCCGGTTACCGCACCGATCTTCAGACTCGCCACGCCAGTAAACACATGGCCGCTGCCGCCAATCCGCTGGCCGCCGAGGCCGGGCGCGAGATGCTGCGCAAAGGTGGTTCGGCGATTGATGCGGCGATTGCCATGCAAGCAGTGCTGACCCTGGTAGAACCGCAATCCTCCGGGATCGGTGGCGGTGCGATGATCGTGTTGTGGGACGGCAAACAGGTGCGCACCTACGACGGACGCGAAACCGCCCCGGCGGGTGCCACCGAGAAGCTGTTCCTGCAGGCCGACGGCAAACCGATGCCGTTCCCGCAGGCGCAGATCGGCGGGCGCTCGGTGGGTACTCCGGGCGTGCTGCGTGCGCTGGAAATGGCGCACAAACAACACGGTCGCCTGCCGTGGGCCACGCTGTTCGAGCCGGCGATCAAACTCGCCGAGCAGGGCTTTGCGATTTCACCGCGTCTGCATTCGCTGCTGGAATCCGACCCGGTGATCCGTAAATCGCCGGACATGGCCGCCTACTTCCTCAACCGCGACGGCAGCGTCAAAGCCATCGGCACCCGTCTGCAGAATCCGGCATTGGCCGCCGTGCTCAAGCGCATCGCCAACGAAGGCCCGGACGCGCTGTACAAAGGTCCGATTGCCGAGGAGATCGTCGCCAAGGTGCAGGGCCACGCCAATCCCGGCAGCCTGTCGCTGAATGATCTTCAGCGCTATCAGGCCAAGGAACGCGCACCGCTGTGCACCGACTACAAGCGCTGGCAGGTCTGCGGCATGCCGCCGCCGTCGTCGGGCGGGATCGCCGTGGCGCAGATTCTCGGCACCTTGCAGGCGCTGGAAAGCCGCGACCCGCGTCTGTCGCTGACACCGCTCAAACCGCTGAAAACCGACAAACCCGCCGGCATCGAACCGGCACCACAAGCCGTGCACCTGATCGCCGAAGCCGAACGCCTGGCCTACGCCGACCGTGCGCAATACGTCGCCGACACCGATTTCGTTCCGGTGCCGATCAAAGGCCTGGTCGACCCTGGTTATCTGGCCAGCCGCGCCAGCCTGATCGGCGAACGCAGCATGGGCAGCGCCCAACCGGGCACCCCGCCGGGCGTGCAAGTGGCCTACGCCCCGGATCGCTCGCCGCTGCGCATCTCCACCTCGCAAGTCGTTGCCGTGGATGATCTGGGCGGCGCGGTGTCGATGACCACCACCATCGAAGCGGCATTCGGCTCGCACCTGATGGTGCAGGGCTTTTTGCTGAACAACCAGATGACCGACTTCTCGTTCATCCCCGAAGAGCACGGGCAGAAAGTCGCCAACCGCGTCGAACCCGGCAAACGCCCACGCTCGTCGATGGCGCCGACGCTGATCTTCGACCGCAACAGCGGCGAATTCCTCGCCAGCGTCGGCTCGCCGGGCGGTTCGCAGATCATCGAATACGTGGCCAAGACCACCCTCGGCCTGCTCGACTGGAACCTCGACCCGCAAAGCGCCATCAGCCTGCCCAACTTCGGCAGCCGCAACGGCCCGACCGAACTGGAACAAGGCCAGTTCAGCCCGGCGCTGATTCAAGCGCTGAAGGACAAGGGACATGTTGTGAATGAAATCGACATGACCAGCGGCACCCAGGCGATCGTGCGGGTCAAGGATGCGCAGGGTAAAGCGTCGTTGGAGGGTGGCGCGGATCCGCGGCGTGAAGGGGAAGCGTTGGGGGATTGA
- a CDS encoding flavin reductase family protein: MSASHRRPVPLNKAYRLLNHGPTVLVSAAHDGQRNIMAAAWAMPLDFEPPKVAVVLDKSTWTRQLLEASGTFVLNVPCVNQADIVQTVGNTSGLEIQQNQGQDKFQAYGLQTFAGETVEAPLLEGCVAWLECRLLPEPHNHEQYDLFLAEVIAAQADERVFSDGRWHFDGHDGLRTLHHVAGGHFLTIGDAVDGKILPV, translated from the coding sequence ATGAGTGCCTCCCACCGCCGCCCGGTGCCCTTGAACAAAGCCTATCGTCTGCTCAATCACGGGCCGACCGTGCTGGTCAGCGCTGCCCATGACGGCCAGCGCAACATCATGGCCGCCGCGTGGGCGATGCCGCTGGATTTCGAACCGCCGAAAGTCGCCGTCGTCCTCGACAAGTCCACCTGGACCCGCCAGTTGCTCGAAGCCTCCGGCACTTTTGTGCTCAACGTGCCGTGCGTCAATCAGGCTGACATCGTGCAAACCGTCGGCAATACCTCGGGTCTGGAAATCCAGCAGAATCAGGGGCAGGACAAGTTTCAGGCTTATGGCCTGCAAACCTTCGCTGGTGAAACCGTCGAGGCGCCTCTGCTCGAAGGCTGCGTGGCCTGGCTCGAATGCCGCTTGCTGCCGGAGCCGCACAATCACGAGCAGTACGACCTGTTCCTCGCCGAAGTCATCGCCGCCCAGGCGGATGAACGGGTGTTCAGCGACGGGCGCTGGCATTTCGACGGGCATGATGGCTTGCGCACGCTGCACCACGTGGCCGGCGGGCATTTCCTGACGATTGGCGATGCGGTGGACGGTAAAATCCTGCCGGTTTGA
- a CDS encoding methyl-accepting chemotaxis protein: MVDANNKLYKVVKFATVITDQVNREQAVADAASIAYSTSQQTDSTAQRGTTVVTEAVNVMRDLSRHMQAAGEGIEALNEQSQVIGTIVKTISGIAEQTNLLALNAAIEAARAGEQGRGFAVVADEVRQLASRTSQATEEIVTVVRQNQEMARNAVALMTDGKLQAEQGLALAAEAGTVIVEIQDGAQKVVDAVGQFANQLSN, translated from the coding sequence GTGGTCGATGCCAACAACAAACTGTACAAAGTGGTGAAATTCGCCACGGTGATCACCGATCAGGTCAATCGCGAACAAGCGGTAGCCGACGCGGCCAGCATTGCCTACAGCACTTCGCAGCAAACCGACAGCACCGCTCAACGTGGCACTACGGTGGTCACCGAGGCAGTGAATGTGATGCGTGATCTGTCGCGCCACATGCAGGCGGCTGGTGAGGGCATCGAGGCACTGAACGAGCAGTCGCAGGTGATCGGTACCATCGTCAAAACCATCAGCGGCATTGCCGAACAGACCAACCTGCTGGCGCTCAACGCCGCCATCGAAGCGGCTCGTGCCGGCGAACAGGGCCGGGGCTTTGCGGTGGTTGCCGACGAAGTGCGGCAACTGGCCTCGCGCACCAGTCAGGCGACCGAAGAGATCGTCACTGTGGTGCGACAGAATCAGGAGATGGCGCGCAACGCCGTGGCGCTGATGACCGATGGCAAGCTTCAGGCTGAACAGGGCCTGGCACTGGCGGCGGAAGCGGGCACGGTGATCGTCGAGATCCAGGACGGCGCGCAGAAAGTGGTGGATGCGGTCGGCCAGTTTGCCAATCAACTGTCTAACTGA
- a CDS encoding gluconate:H+ symporter yields MDLSTAAWMMHDTRLILCCLLAIATIIVLISATKLPPFLSILIGTFIAGVGAGLPPEDVAKAFSKGAGAILGEAGIIIALGSMLGALMAESGAADRIASTLLGLGKGKSLPWVMALVAMVIGLPLFFEVGLVMMVPIIFVMARRSGQPLLKIAIPALAGMTTLHALMPPHPGPLIAVSALHADLGLTMLLGFSIAIPAVILAGPIYGNWLSKRMHVDEPAELGALFSAPPKAPRQPSFGMSLLIILLPVLLMLGSTLAKVAMSPESSVALTLKFLGEPLVALGIAVMAAVICLGWANGMPRDQVGGTLRKSLAPIAVLLLTIGAGGGLKQTLLDAGVSQTISKVAEGAHMPYLLLAWLIAVALRQATGSATVATTTTAGILAPMMAGLAATQSSLVALAIGAGSVFFCHVNDAGFWMVREYFGLQLKQTIWVWSILQTIVSVVGLVGTLLWWHWLT; encoded by the coding sequence TTGGATTTATCGACCGCTGCCTGGATGATGCATGACACCCGCCTGATTCTTTGCTGCCTGCTGGCGATTGCGACGATTATCGTGTTGATCAGCGCCACCAAACTTCCACCTTTTCTCTCGATCCTGATCGGCACTTTTATTGCCGGTGTCGGCGCCGGTCTGCCGCCAGAGGATGTAGCGAAGGCGTTCAGCAAAGGCGCCGGGGCGATTCTCGGAGAAGCGGGGATCATCATTGCCCTGGGTTCGATGCTTGGCGCACTGATGGCCGAGTCCGGCGCTGCCGACCGTATCGCCTCGACGCTGCTCGGGCTGGGCAAAGGCAAGTCCCTGCCGTGGGTCATGGCGTTGGTGGCGATGGTGATCGGCCTGCCGCTGTTCTTCGAAGTGGGGCTGGTGATGATGGTGCCGATCATCTTCGTCATGGCCCGCCGCTCGGGTCAGCCATTGTTGAAAATCGCCATTCCGGCGCTGGCCGGGATGACCACCCTGCATGCCCTGATGCCGCCGCATCCCGGGCCGCTGATCGCGGTCAGTGCGTTGCATGCCGACCTTGGGCTGACCATGTTGCTGGGTTTCAGCATCGCGATTCCGGCCGTGATCCTGGCGGGGCCGATCTACGGCAACTGGCTGTCGAAACGCATGCACGTCGATGAGCCGGCAGAGCTCGGCGCACTGTTCAGCGCCCCGCCGAAAGCGCCGCGCCAGCCGAGTTTCGGCATGTCGCTGCTGATCATTCTGTTGCCAGTGCTGCTGATGCTCGGCAGCACCCTGGCGAAAGTCGCGATGAGTCCGGAAAGCAGCGTCGCCCTGACCCTGAAGTTCCTCGGCGAACCGTTGGTGGCGCTGGGCATTGCGGTGATGGCGGCAGTGATCTGCCTCGGTTGGGCCAACGGCATGCCACGCGATCAAGTCGGCGGCACGCTGCGCAAAAGCCTGGCGCCGATTGCCGTGTTGCTGCTGACCATCGGTGCCGGCGGCGGCTTGAAGCAGACCTTGCTGGACGCCGGCGTCAGCCAGACCATCAGCAAAGTCGCCGAGGGTGCGCACATGCCCTACCTGCTGCTGGCCTGGCTGATTGCCGTGGCGTTGCGTCAGGCTACGGGTTCGGCGACGGTCGCCACGACCACGACGGCGGGGATTCTGGCGCCGATGATGGCGGGGCTCGCAGCGACGCAAAGCTCACTGGTGGCGCTGGCGATTGGCGCCGGCTCCGTGTTCTTCTGCCACGTGAATGACGCCGGCTTCTGGATGGTTCGCGAGTACTTTGGCTTGCAACTCAAACAGACGATCTGGGTCTGGTCGATTCTGCAAACCATTGTCTCGGTGGTGGGACTGGTGGGGACGTTATTGTGGTGGCACTGGTTGACCTGA